The genomic segment CCCAAAAATTGAATATTTCCTACAAATAATCCTTAGAAAAAGTGACAGTAGCTACATGCGAATATGTTGAGGATCAGATCATGCAGCTTGGCTCCTGCTTGCGGCTTTTCTGTGATGGTTGAGTGGGTtgttctctctgtgctgcagctgcagttgcTGGAACACACACCTGGTTCTGCTCTGCAGAATTTGATACCTGAGTGCTGTGTTTGACCCAGGAGTTGGACTGGTTTTTGGTTGGAAAACACATCTAATGGGGGGAGTGTAAGGGAGGGAAAGCTCTGGCTGAACAGTGTGTCTGCCCTCCAGGCTGATTATCACTGAACCAGGGACCTCccaggactgcagcagctcttaGGGCTGAATGTTGGAGCTTCAGCCTTGGAGCTGTGTGATGCAGCAGCTGATGTCTTCCATAATCACTGATCCCAGCTTGGCCTAGCTCAGTATAATTTAACTGGCGTTGGGGAGCCTTTCTGAAGTCAAAAAGGTGTCCCCAGTCAGGAGAAAAAACTGCAGCATGagtattttctgtctcctctacagataattatttttgtttaatttatttctaactCTCAAAATACAAAAGTAAAGCATGATGCTACTAGAAGTAAACAGTTCTCACCTACACCTGTGGTCCCACATCTCAGCTTTTTCatgtcttgtttttcttcctgttttcctcttgccttCAAAGAGAGCACTCCTAACCCCTGGTGCAGTGACAACTGAGGTGTCACCTGGGGATGCCCAGTGCGAGGTTGGTTCTGGAAGTTTGTCACTGAGCCTTGCTGTCCCTCTCCTGCAGGTATTCCCATCAAGAGCACCATAGACAACTCCACCACCATTCAGTATGCTGGCCTCATGCACAGCTTCATCATGAAGGCCAGGAGCACCGTGCGGGACATCGATCCCCAAAACGACCTCACATTCCTGCGGATCCGCTCCAAGAAAAACGAAATCATGGTTGCTCCAGGTAGGAGACAGCAGGGTGAAAGCAGGAATCTGGGAATCCAGCAGGGTTTCTCTTGAGACTGACACTGTCAGCCTGGAAGCACTCTGACTGGTGCTTGTGTTCACATTAGATAATCCCATCTTGCCAAGAAGCTGTTCTACTTTCTGGAGAGTTGAAAGCTTTATCATTGACCTAAGTTTCCTTTGTCATGTTTGAATGTGGCAAACCCCTTCTCTCATTTTGTCTAGATTAAAATATATTAGATAATGCTTGAGAGAATGCTGCACCCTCTcatgctttgtttttcagtatAAAACTCTagaatttggaaagaaatatgtTCTGGGAGCAGTTTCCAACACTGTGGACTAAGTGATAAGATAGTCCCAACTTCCCAGTTCTGGGAGAAGTATTAGAGCACACTGTAGCTGTAATAATGAGTTGTGgtttacagcagcagcagcagcaaccttCTTTTCAGGCAACATCCTCAGTATTTTGTTGAATTCCaagctgggaagcagcaagATGAGTGCAGGTCCCTCATGTGGCAGGAATTCAGCCTCGTCCCTGTGTGctccctgctgggatgggctggTGGAGGGGCTAAGCAGGGGATGGCAGTTGCCCTAGGCAGGCATGGGTCAGGGCAGATCTTAACACAGGCTCTGGTTCATGCTGAGGCAGCCTTGGAGTTCCACAGGAAGGGTGGAAAGAGGAACAAGCATTGCTCCAGAAAAaacagctgcagcccccagcgTGCCTGAGGGAAAAGGGCAATGGCCACCTTTCACCAGTGTGGCATGTGCCAGTTACTGTAGTTTCCTGGCACAAGCTGAGCTAAATTCAACTGCCTTGGGAACATGGAGTTTCTAAAGCTGAGAGTTTTTCTCAGTAAAACCCATAAAATAAATGATCTGACACTTGGAGCCTGTTTTGCTCATTGAGAATGAATGTCAGGGCTCTGGAGTTCCCACAGCACATCAGAGAGATGTGAAAAATGTTGGAATTTACCATTTCTGTGAACAAATACCAGCagtgaaagaataattttctttcctttttctctccagatAAAGACTATTTCCTGATTGTCATCCAGAATCCTACTGAATGATTACACTGACTCAgtctggttttttcccttcgcctcttttattttccctgttttattttttatttaatggtAAAGAATAGAGCATTAGTGTTAACTGTGCTGTGACTCTTCAGTAAGgtttagaaaaattaaagcagatgGTTTTGTTGtctacaaacagaaaaaaatggcgCTTTTTCTATCACAAGTTTTGAGGGGGAGCTGGTGAGTTGGAATTGGGCAGTAAAAAATGCAACAGATTCTTTTAATAgctaaaataatataataaaattctAGTAATAACCAAAAAGAGACTATTTGTATGCTTCTATGCTTCTTTCACCACTGAGCTGTGCTTTTACACTCTTAGTTTTGAATGGCTGTATATAGTACTGCCTGTCCTCTAGTTCTGTCTCACTCTGTTGGTTTTACTTCAAAAAAGTCTGAcgataagaaattaaaaagtgtCACCAGTAACCAGTTTTGTcgtatgtatttttcttcttaagatTTTAAGTTTTCTCATGTTTGGttgaatttttcttcaaaaaacaCAACCTTTCTAGGACTGTTTGTGCTTGTTGCTTTCTCTGAACAAGGATTTGGCACAAGGGCATGTGCAGCACACTCACAGTTGGCTCTTGTGTTGTAGCGTTTTCCTACCACTTTCTTTCTGTTCCAAACAGAATTTTCATGATTAGGAAAGGCCATTGAGGCCGCCCATGGGAGAGCTCACACTGTCACAGTTCAGTAGCCAGTCTGATCTGCTATTTTCTTGTAGTATTTTTTATTGATGCCAATAAGGACAAAAAAAGCCCGCATGGTTACTCCAGAATGCTCAAAGGGTTGTTTTGGTGgacttttttcctcagaaattaaaaacaggGCTGGGGGTTGCTCTGGAAAGTGCAGCTGTGGAGATTTAGGTAAAAATGTTGGTGCCAACTTTGCACTTGCGGCTTTCAGAGTCCAGCAAAGGATGGGTGTGTGGGACTCAAATAGCCAAGGTAACCTGCATGAGCAGGGTTTTCTCTGTGCATTTGCAGACCTGGACATTAATTTTCAGACTGTGTCTAATCTTGGTGGTGGCCATGACCCTGAAGGTCAGAAATGCCTGTTGGGGTCTGTAGCCCTGTAGCATTCGTGCTTTGGGTGTGCCAGCTGCCCCTGTGACCCACTGTTGGTTGTTGCTGTTGATGAGCTGTTTCTCCCTTTATACTAGGTCTGGTTTAAGCCATTCCATCAAAACAAGGAATAGGGTCTGGAAAACTGCTTGGCTTTTGGAGCAGCTCCTAATACACAGCAGTTTACATAATGCCTGTGATCTGCAATAATTGCTTCCTCCCAAAAAAATAACCTCCAGCAAGCTGAAGTCTGGGTAATAACTGAACAGTGAGCCAAGGCAGAATAAAAATGTGACCTTAGTGATCTCTCCATGTTGTTTGTAACccagagaaatatttccttggagGTGGCGATCTGCTTATGGATTTTGGCTTTCCGAAGTAGATGGCAGTTCTGCTTCTCTGAACAGTGAAAAACCTGCAGTGTCCTGTATACTTTTGGACACTTCCTTAAGGACAGCTGTCCTACCAGTAGCTTTGTGTCTCAGGAGCTTGGGACAGAGTGTGTTGAGTGTTGATTTTACTTAAAACAAGCTGTAATAACCTATTGCAAAACAAATGGCCCTTTTCTGTTGTGTTGAGATCATAAACTTGCAGTGAAATGactgagctcctgctgtgtgctggttGGTTGGAcgttttggggttggtttggggtttttttctcagggaTTGAGAGCAACCTGGCATGAAATATACTTGGGAATCCGAATGAAAGACTCTTAAACTGAGTTTGGAGTCAAGGAGCTTGTCAGATTCATCTGGGCCTTGCTTAGGCCATGTAATGTCTCCTTTACACCAGCATCCCCAGTTaattcagatatatttttttaaaactggcTCGAAGTGAAGAAAGCTGAAGAACAACAACTTCCATTTAATTACTGTGGAACAAAGTAACTAAACTAAATAGTAACTAAACTAATAAACTGAACTAAGGTTTTTTGGATCAAGACCATTAGAGGGtcacagagctggcagcaatTTCCATGTTTGAAAGTTAGGGGAGGATTTCACTTTCCTGCGTTACCATAaacaaggttaaaaaaaaaaaaaaaaggtggatgGAGCTCAGTTTCTGATCCTGTGCTTCATGAGTCTGGGCCTGGTTATTTGTATGGTAAAACTACTGCCAAACTGAGGAAGAGTAGAAAAATGAGCATTATGGTTCCAGTCCTTTTTCATAGCCAGGATCACAGGGGGCATGAACAGCCTGTGTCACCTGCACCACCTgcacctgctctgtgctgggactgGAGACTGGCTTGGTATGCTCTCTTGGAAAAGTCAGTTTTGGTGGGGCCCTGTCAAAGGCTGAAGAACcatctgctgctgggaaaacaaaccCTGATGGATTAACAAGGTAATGAAAGGGAGTTTGGGACATGGCTCTGGGCTGGAAAGAGCAGCACTTGGGGCCCAAGGATATGTCTCTTGTGCTGCCTCTGTTCTGAGACAAGGCTCTGACAGAGGGGTGGAGGTAAGCTGTAAAAGCTGAGCTTGGACACACCTTCCGTGGATTTGTGTTGGCTCCAGAGCCCTCCCAAGTAACTTCTCCCCAGCCTAAGGTGGCTGATGACAGTGTCCTTCACATACAGCACAGAGGAACTgaagctgccccatccctcgGTGTGTCCATGGCCAAGttggatgggcttggagcaacccaGGATAGTGGGGGGTATCCCTGGTCATgacaggggtgggactggatgagatttaaagtcccttccaacccaaaccagtgtGTGATATACATTTGATCTTCTCTTAGCTACTTCTCTAGAGGACAAAGGCTAAGGTCTCACGCCAAGAGAGGCTGGGCTGAAGTGAGCAGAGctacagcagctcctgggactcaccagctgcaggagaagcagaagcagctgggggtgcaggggcaggagctcaGACACTGCCCTGGCCAGCAGGAGCCTGAGCATCAACACAGTCCTgttgacaaaaatacacttcCTTTACCAGCATTACAGGATTCCTTCAGGGAGATTTCCCTCACCACCGTGGTTTCACAAGATCCAGGAGTGCTCCTTATCAGTGATGCTACACTGTGGAATGCTGGCATGCGGGAAGCTCCTTGTCGATTCCAGGTCATGTTAGGACAGCTCACTGGTGCCTTAAACCTTTGACTGATCCGCGGGAGGGGGGTTGGACCTGAAATGCGCCTCCTTAAATAAGGAGTTTTGCCAGTGACATAAGACCAGGCAAGAGAGGCATTAATGTGTGCAGGATTGTTCAGGAAGCTGAGGGCTGAAGGAAGAAGTGTATAAATTAAATCAAACTTCTTTGATCCAGATCCTATTTCTGGAAGTACATTAACATGCTGAGAAGCTCCAGAGTTCCTAtgaaatggggtttttttctctctctccaggtGTTTGAATAATAGTCTGTGGAATTATGGCCCCAGTCCTGCAATGAGGTCTGCATGGATAAAACCAGGGGCCAAATCACTAAACTGGAAAGACTTCCACATTCCTCTCATCAAAAAGAGGTTCACACTTTATAGCAACAGTAATAAACCCCTTTGCTGAGGATGAGGTCTGTAAGGGTCATCACTTGCCATGTCTGATTCAACATTCTTGCTTTCCCTTCAGTATTGTCTGATTAACAGGACCTATGTCAGAGATTAATATCTCTGCTTGTATCTTAATGATGAAAATGAATCTGAAGAGTTTGTACTTCCTTACCAGTATGTGCTTGTTTAACTACTGCTTGGTCAAGGAAAATGCATTATATTGGCcacaaaagtgttttctttctttggtaaACTCAACAAGAAACCAGGAATTTCTTCAATTCTTGTTAAAtgtatatttgttttaattggTGACACAATAATTCGAGCAGTTCTTTCAAAACTGCatctttaatgttttttgttttgttttgttttttaccaAGGTTGTACTTAATCCCTTAACATTTTGTGTTTGCTCCTGTTTTGTGCCAATTCACTGTAACAATGAGACATTGCTCCAGCATGATACAGCTCCTGTTGTGGCGTGCTGTGAGGAGGGATATTAGACCTGGTGAAACAGTGACGCTCTGTTTGCAGTTGGTTTTGATTCATTTACCAGCTCCAGAAATAGCTGCCCTATTTGTAGTCGTACTGCGGGCTTTAATATATTCAGCATAGCCATGGCTCTGaatgcagcagggaaaacaacgGGCTCGAGAGCAGGGAGATCATTGGGGTAGATGTGGGAATTGCAAATGTGTGAGTACCTGTGTCAGAGTAGTTTGTCTAGGTTTTTGGCTGGAGAATGTGGTCTGAGCTGTTGTGGCTTCATCCCCACACATTCTTCTCCTCCACCCTTCTCACAACAGCCACGTTTGCTGCCCAAAGCTGGCAGTGACACTTGGAAGATGTTTGAGCCGAGACGTCCAGAAGATGCCACTGCAGGCTGGACTCACGGACACCTCTGTCCTTTGAGCCCCTCTGGAAATCCCAGTCCAGATGTACTTCTGCTGCCTTAAACAAGGCCCTCAGGTGCTCTGCTCCATCAGGACTGgaaaaaatgctcattttgGGGTCATCTCTGAATAAACCATTACGTCCCATCGGAAATGGGGATGCTCTGCCATGGTGCTCCTACCgcactgctgtccccatgtcacCAGCTGCTCTCTCTCATGTTGGGGCttataaaaaagagagaggcaGATAGTAATAAAGCAAGAGGGAATCGTTTTAGACTAAGAGAGGTTAGACTTCGATCGGATATTGGGAAGGAGTTCCCTACGAGGGCGGCAAGGCTTGGGTGCCCAAAGAAGCTGCGGCTGACCCGTTCTCGGAAGcgtccaaggccagactggagagggctgggagcactCTGGGACGGcggaaagtgtccctgcccgcggcagggggtgcaggggctgggctgtACGGCCCCCTCCAGCCCGAGCCCGTGTGCGCTGTTCCCGGCGCCGGCTCCCGGCGGGGGCGAGCGCCGGGCGCGCGGAGTAGGCGGGGCCCCGGGCGGGACAagccccgcccccgccgggcGGGGCCGCTGACGTCACCGCCGCTCCGCCGCAGCCGCAGCGCAGACGGAGCCGCCCGGTGCCGGTGCGTGCCCGGTGCCGCCGCCATGCCCTCGGACCGGCCCTTCAAGCAGCGCCGCACCTTCGGTgagccgggcccggccgggAGCTGCCGcgcgggagggagggagggacgCGAGGAtgcgccccgcgccgcccccgccgcgctGCCCTGAGGGGCGGCCCCGCCCGGGCCGGGAGCAGCGgggcccgggccgggggcggcggtGCCGCAGCCGCCGCGGGCGATGTCAtcccggccggccccgcgccgGGGGGGCCGCACCGCGCCCGGCGACggccccgggccgtgcccgcTGTGCCGCCGCTTCTCCGGGGCGCCGGGCTCgccggggcgcggcggcggccgcaAGGGGCCGTGGGATGCCCGGGACGAGGGTGGTGGCCGGGTGTCCCTTCTGACTGTCAGAGCGCAAAGGCCTCCCCAAAAATCGCCTTCCGCGCTCCTCATCTCGTCAGCGTTAGGGCGGTTGTTGTTCCAGGATGCCGCACGCCCGCGGTGATGGTTGTGGAGACCCAGAGGGGTCAGTGCTCGCATCCTCCCCGCCTCTTTGGCAAAGGTGCGTGGTGGGGAGGCTCAAAAGATGAGGAGGTGATTGTAGAAAGTCCCAGATTTGATCTCCAGACCCGATAGTGGAATCCGCGGAAACatcagctgctgtttttcttgcccttttccagctggcGCAGGGAGAGGTGTGTGTTTCTGGCAGGTTAAATTCCTTTGGAAGGGGTATCAGTCGAGTTTTCCTGTCTGTATAATGCTGAAATCTGGGGGTTTGGGCCATAAAAAACCTCATCTTGTGCCAGAGACTTTCCAAACACAAGTGAAGGTGTTTCCTACATGAGGTTTAAAATTGGAGCTTTTTTGCCTGCTGAAAACTGCTGATCCAGCCCCTTGCTGCTCTCTTGGAAACTGTAAATATTTGGTATTTTATTAGCACAATCCTCCTGGCCTTGAATGCTTACCCagccctcccctgccacagggCCGAGCCAAGGGAACACGCACAAACAAGAACCGGCCGAAGCCTGGGAGCTTGGGATACTTGCTGGGACTCTGCTCCGTTCTCCTAAGCTATGTACTAAAACCAGTAAAGTCCTAAATCAGCCCCTTAGTAACTACCTACTGTTAAACTGGTGAGAATCAGCTTAATACGGTCAAGAGGAGACTGGTTCGCCTTTGTGGATTGCTCAGACTTTGTGTgagccagaaggaaaacaaaatccgAGGCTCAGAGTAGTTGAAAGAAAGCAGGATTAAAATAGcccaggagggacagagggggTGAGGGAGTTTGGTGCCGGCAACTGCAAGTGCTCCTTGTTTCCCTGTACTTTTCTCTGCCCTTTTGCTCTCTCAGCTGACTGGGCTGTAGAGCTcagccaggaggaggaggaggaggcctGGCAGCCCCCGCAGTTGCTTTGGTTCAGGGCTGGAATTATTCTGTTGGAGAAAGTAAATACAGcttgtttctgtctttgaaTCATTACACAACAGGAGCAGGAAGCGATTGTTTACAATGCAGTTGGAGAGGGCTGGTGGAAAACATCTCCAGTGATTCTGTACCCTCAGAATGGCTTAATTTTTGAGGCTtcaaaacttcacagaaatggaATGGttccaaaaagcagcaaaaaggcAGAGTCAGGGCTATGGCTGTTTACAAATGGCACCCAGGCTCCAGTTTCATGGCAAGTGGCAGCTTTAGGTCTTGGTCTGCTGGCTCTTCAGTGGACATTCTCCCTTCCTCAATGCTTGTGTTCCCCCTTCTTGTGTTTTTTGgacattttctgtgaatttcttctgtttgttcatCTGCTTGGCCTTGGGTCTCTCCTGAGTAAAATTTCCCGATTTCTCTTCATCGTTGCTGAGGACTTGAGAAGGGGACTGGTTGGGAAACACCAGGGGTTTGATCCCGGGTGTGtggagggcacagagcagtgactCCTCCCGTGCCCTGAGGGGCTGTCCCTGGTGGGCAGGTGAGCTCTGTGAGGTCCTTGCCAGCAGAACGTCCTTGCTGTGGTGCAGGGGGTAAAATGTGGCAGCACCTCTGTATCCATATGCTGAACCCAGGGGCGTGTTCAGTTCTGTTGCAGGAGTCCAAAACAAAGCTGTGGTCTGTGTCAGaggaacaggctgtcctggcAGTAGTGAGAGCGTGCAACAGCCTGACGACACCGTTACACTTCCCGAAAGGAACATGAGTCCTTGGGAGcattgtcctgctgctgctgaagtggGGGTTTGCAttgggctggcagcagctgccagctgtgttttcagtgcAGCACAAAACCAGCG from the Sylvia atricapilla isolate bSylAtr1 chromosome 16, bSylAtr1.pri, whole genome shotgun sequence genome contains:
- the DYNLRB1 gene encoding dynein light chain roadblock-type 1, with the translated sequence MAEVEETLKRIQSQKGVQGIIVVNSEGIPIKSTIDNSTTIQYAGLMHSFIMKARSTVRDIDPQNDLTFLRIRSKKNEIMVAPDKDYFLIVIQNPTE